TCTTTTGCACCTGTCAAACACGGACGCGTTGACTGGCCTGGAAAATCGCCGGGCAATCGATCAACATCTGCGTGAGCATTGGCAACTCTGGCAGGACCATAGGGCGCCCTTTGCCGTCCTGCTTATCGATGTCGATTATTTCAAACGCTATAACGACTGTTACGGCCATCAAGAAGGTGACCGGTGCCTTGTCGCTGTCTCCCAGATTCTCCAAAGCGTGGCCTCGTCCTGGGGCTCGATCATCGGGCGATACGGGGGTGAGGAATTCCTTGTAGTCACACCAATGCCAGATTTGGAAAGAGCGACCGACCTCGCAGAAGCAATGTGTGCTGCGGTACGGGCATTGGCCTGGCCACACGAGCACCGGCGAGACGGGACCACTGTCATCACCGTCAGTGTCGGCTTATCTTATACGCGGGACGAGACCAAGCAGGTCGATAAGGTCATCTATGAAGCTGATCGCGCACTTTACGCCGCCAAGGCGACGGGTCGCGACAACCTTGTGGTCTTCGATCCTGAAGACCCGCAGAGTAGTGATGACAGCGAGGATATAGCTGCGATCCTGAAGATCGCACTCGAACACGGCCTTGTCTCCCTCGTCTATCAGCCGATCCGCAACGTCCAGACGGGCGAGACCGACGCTGTTGAAGCTTTGATGCGCTTGAGGATGTTGGACGGAACGCCGGTATCGCCTGCCATATTCATACCAATTGCGGAAAGGACAGGGTCGATCATTGAACTAGGCCGATGGGCAATTCGCACGGTATGCCGAGACCTCTTGGCAACCAACCTGGTGCAAGTTGCCAGCGTCAATGTTTCGCCGATTGAACTTCAGATGCCAGGTTTCGCCAAGTATGTCGCAGCAACACTAGCGGAATTCAATGTGACGGGCGCTCGGCTTGCTTTCGAAATTACCGAAGGAATGGAGCTGGAAATCGACCAGGATGTGGTTCGTTGCATTAGCGACCTGAGAAAGCTTGGCGCTCAAGTCTGGCTTGACGACTTTGGTACGGGGTTCGCCGGGCTCTCCTGGCTTCGCCTCATAGAATTCGACACCATCAAGATCGACCGATCCTTCCTCCATGACTGCAGCACGGAAAGAGGCAAAAGGATGTTGCTTGACATCATCAGCCTGCTACGCAACCGCGGTGTGAGAATTCTCATTGAAGGCGTCGAGACCATCGAACATCAGCGGCTGATGCAGCAGTACGGAATCAACCAGATCCAGGGCTATTACATTGGACGGCCCGCGCCGGCAGCGCAGCTTGAAGCTGATAACGTGCTGCCGTTCAGCATAGCCAGAAACCTTGATTCCAAACGTCAGTTTCGGAATGGCCTATAGGGTCCTCCGGCGTGCACCAGCTGCAGCTGTGCTTTGTGCTTCCGGGTCCGGCGGTAGCGGATCTGAAGCTCGCCGCCTTCGTCACGCTCGATTTCAGCTGAGACGCCGAACACATCGGCGATGAGACTTGCAGTCAGCACCTCCGCCGGGGAGGCCGGTCGCCACGATCCGACCGGCATACATGATTTTGCCCCCTGCTTGCCAAAAAACCACAATTGCCCCACTTAGTTCACACATCCGCCCTCGGCATTAAGAATTGGATCAAGACTGAATGCGCATTGCCTACGTTTTTCTCGCTGCGTTTCTTGCACTCGCACAATCCGCATATGCTGAGGTCGCAGCGCCGCCTGTTTTGAAGCCGTTGACGCGGCAGGCGCAGGCGGCGGAGCTGAGCGCGCAGTTTCTGTCGCGCTATAGCTACAAGCCGGTTCCGCTCGATGATGCCTTGTCCGGCAGGGTCATGGATCAGTTCATCAAGTCGCTGGATCCCGACCGCATGCTCTTCCTGCAGGCCGATATCGACAAGTTCATGGCTGATCGCAGCGAGATCGACGATGCCATCGAGCGGCAGGACTTGAAGATTCCATTTGCGATCTTCAACGCCTATCAGCAGCGCGTCGTCGACCGGATGACCTATGCCCGCAGTCTGCTGAAGCAGGGCTTCGATTTCACCGGGCGGGAAGATTATGCGGTGCTGCGCGAGAAAGCGCCTGGCCGCAATCGGAAGCCGAGAGCAATGATCTTTGGCGCAAGCGCGTCAAAAACGACTGGCTGCGGCTGAAGCTCGGCGGCAAGAACGATGCGGCCATTCGCGAAACGCTCGACAAACGCTATGAAAACACGCTTGAGCGCGTTTACAAGTTCAAGAGCGACGATGTTTTCCAGTCGTTCATGGATGCCTATTCAAACTCGATTGACCCGCATACCGATTATTTCGGGGCGGCCGCTTCGGCCGATTTCAATGTCTCTATGAAGCTTTCGCTGTTCGGCATCGGTGCGGTGCTGCAGGAGCGCGACGACTATACGACGATCCGCGAGCTCGTGCCCGGCGGGCCGGCGCAACTTTCCGGCAAGCTTGCGGTCGGAGACCGCATCACCGGCGTCGGCCAGGGCAAGGACGGGCCGATCAAGGAAGTGGTGGGCACGCGCCTCGATGAAGTCGTGCAGATGATCCGCGGCAAGAAGGGCACCGTCGTGCGCCTGGATATTCTGCCCGCGGATGCCGGCGCCGATGCCACCCATCGCGTCGTCAGCCTGGTGCGCGATAAGATCAGCCTCGACAAGCAGGCCGCCAAGAAGAGCGTGCTGTCGGTGAAGGCGGGCGATGCCACGCGCAAGATCGGCATCATCACGCTGCCGGTCTTCTATGAGGATTTCGAAGCCAAGAACAAGGGCGACAAGGACTACAAGAGCGCCAGCCGCGATGTCGCCAAGCTGCTCGATGAGCTCAGCCAGGAAAAGGTCGACGGCGTTCTCATCGATCTGCGCAACAATGGCGGCGGTTCGCTTGATGAGGCGATCGATCTCACCGGCCTCTTCATCGGCAAGGGCCCGGTCGTTCAGCAGCGCGCCGGCAACGGCAAGATCGAGGTCAAGAGCGCCGACCGGACAACGCCTGCATGGACAGGTCCCTTGGGGGTTCTGATCAACCGCGGCTCGGCCTCGGCTTCGGAGATCTTTGCCGCGGCGATCCAGGATTACGGCCGCGGCGTGATCATCGGCGAACCCAGTTTCGGCAAGGGCACGGTTCAGACGGTCGTCGATCTCGACCAGGTGGTTCACAACAGCAAACCCGAATTCGGGGAGCTGAAGGTGACGATCGCTCAGTTCTTCCGGATCAACGGCGGCACGACGCAGCTGCGCGGTGTTACCCCCGATATCAGCCTGCCGGGATTGTCGGATCTGGCGAACTTCGGCGAGACCAGCTATGACAATGCCCTGCCGTGGGCGGAGATCAAGCCGGCGAAATATGCGCCGGAAGGCGATATTACGGCCTTGCTGCCGGCCCTTCAGAGCCGCCACGATGCGCGGGTCAAGGGCGATCAGGACTTCCAGCGTCTGCTGCAGGACATCGCCGATCTGAAGGCGCAGCGCGAGAAGGGCGTCGTTTCCCTGAACGAAGCCGAACGCCGCAAGGAAGCGGCCGCCCGCGAGGCGCGGTTCAAGGCGCGGGCCGAAGCCGGCGATGGCGAAGATCTTGCAGGCGACGATGGCCTGCAGGCGGACGAGCGCAGCCTGAGCGCCGATATCGCCATGGAAAATGCCCGCAAAAAGGCCAAGGACGTCCTGCTCGACGAGGCCGCCGCCATTGTCGGGGACGAAGCGGATTTGCAGCGCGGCGCTGTAGAGGCAGCCACGAAGCAGCCGGGAAAGACGGAGCAGAAATAGGCGTAACCCGGCGCCGATAAACCTTACTGTCTCGCTTGGAACGCTTTACCCCGTTGATAATGCGAGATGTCCGTGAGGACAGTTCGAATCTGCTCAACTGCAATCCAGTCTTGGGGGTGAATTGGAGCGGAAGCTTTATTACCCCATCGATCTGCTCATCCCAGCCGCCTGCATCGCGGTGGTATCGTTTGCTTCATGCTGTTTTCTCTTCCAGTATGCTGACGGGTCGATCCCACTGGATGAGCACGACACAGCCGGTGTCGCTCCAGACCGAGTGCTCGGTACCGGCTGCGTTGACGATGTAGCTGCCGCGGCCGTAATTGCCGGCTTCATCCGATTGCACTCCGTCGAGCACGAGGATGGTTTCCAGCCCCTCATGCCGATGGCGGGGAACGCCAGCCCCGGCCTCGTATTTCAGGAGCGCCACGCCGGGCTGGTCGCCCTCGAAGGGCCGGATCCAGTGGATCGTCACCTGATCGCGGAAGGGGGCGAAGTGCAGATCCCTCCAGCCGCCTGATGTGAGCAATTCGCGGGTGGTTTCAGGCATGGGCGATGCTTTCCAATATGTCGTTGAC
Above is a window of Rhizobium etli CFN 42 DNA encoding:
- a CDS encoding putative bifunctional diguanylate cyclase/phosphodiesterase, with the protein product MHVLAETAVAATRPTLSPEQLRRLYKQESESGRKSVTRKGLWTAVAAYLAYSFTDYLFIGDVVQYTIAGRLAVGLSALCVLELLLCRKAKADTVDMAAAVAVLAAYLVWLLTGQMTTVRDAFSYYMVFGAIFMMSVNLFFSFRFPVALVASATNVLIFIGALCLFAPMLLLHKLILGAFCISCFIFTSYVNLQLNRERYKVFLNALEARLQQAAADERGKALLHLSNTDALTGLENRRAIDQHLREHWQLWQDHRAPFAVLLIDVDYFKRYNDCYGHQEGDRCLVAVSQILQSVASSWGSIIGRYGGEEFLVVTPMPDLERATDLAEAMCAAVRALAWPHEHRRDGTTVITVSVGLSYTRDETKQVDKVIYEADRALYAAKATGRDNLVVFDPEDPQSSDDSEDIAAILKIALEHGLVSLVYQPIRNVQTGETDAVEALMRLRMLDGTPVSPAIFIPIAERTGSIIELGRWAIRTVCRDLLATNLVQVASVNVSPIELQMPGFAKYVAATLAEFNVTGARLAFEITEGMELEIDQDVVRCISDLRKLGAQVWLDDFGTGFAGLSWLRLIEFDTIKIDRSFLHDCSTERGKRMLLDIISLLRNRGVRILIEGVETIEHQRLMQQYGINQIQGYYIGRPAPAAQLEADNVLPFSIARNLDSKRQFRNGL
- a CDS encoding carboxy terminal-processing peptidase; this translates as MDAYSNSIDPHTDYFGAAASADFNVSMKLSLFGIGAVLQERDDYTTIRELVPGGPAQLSGKLAVGDRITGVGQGKDGPIKEVVGTRLDEVVQMIRGKKGTVVRLDILPADAGADATHRVVSLVRDKISLDKQAAKKSVLSVKAGDATRKIGIITLPVFYEDFEAKNKGDKDYKSASRDVAKLLDELSQEKVDGVLIDLRNNGGGSLDEAIDLTGLFIGKGPVVQQRAGNGKIEVKSADRTTPAWTGPLGVLINRGSASASEIFAAAIQDYGRGVIIGEPSFGKGTVQTVVDLDQVVHNSKPEFGELKVTIAQFFRINGGTTQLRGVTPDISLPGLSDLANFGETSYDNALPWAEIKPAKYAPEGDITALLPALQSRHDARVKGDQDFQRLLQDIADLKAQREKGVVSLNEAERRKEAAAREARFKARAEAGDGEDLAGDDGLQADERSLSADIAMENARKKAKDVLLDEAAAIVGDEADLQRGAVEAATKQPGKTEQK
- a CDS encoding cupin domain-containing protein, whose protein sequence is MPETTRELLTSGGWRDLHFAPFRDQVTIHWIRPFEGDQPGVALLKYEAGAGVPRHRHEGLETILVLDGVQSDEAGNYGRGSYIVNAAGTEHSVWSDTGCVVLIQWDRPVSILEEKTA